In Enterobacter cloacae, the following are encoded in one genomic region:
- a CDS encoding integrase, translating into MGLKVMPRINKLIPLLADILNYSLSSEFSEDHVHIMKVNYPLNKITQVLDEKSITAAHKNSFNVDVEAQGYSDSGVSDVVEYPGVAPKNTGGVFTKALFDEYKIRAVQAAQTIETSDKKLTGLKAIFYPSGRIKFIVRKSIRGKNIYVAVGGYPEISIKDAREHAFKIIQELKTAVEAYGERFLTHSKMTFNELVDEYEKSVLSTGVKRSANTDLSKIRKYLRPLLGDKKLAGMTEADILSYLHNLDLKPATRNRHLALIKAVFTWAIRMGYISRSPALYIKALPEVTSDRRAMDDSQLQRWMDVCERWRNGKPDHEALALLMFLALTGLRLGETRHLRLEDVDWSRKVITLRHTKNGKLRRVPVCDKAFVLLTEQRQHLGDEGWVFPGKGTDNPVAEPRRLQKRLCEAAGIPPFTIHEMRHTFATKLIESGADIHTVKDLLGHSTIKVTELYLHASPARYHEVVNRAMG; encoded by the coding sequence ATGGGCTTGAAAGTGATGCCACGAATAAATAAGCTTATCCCATTGTTGGCCGACATATTAAATTACTCATTATCATCTGAATTTTCAGAGGACCATGTACATATTATGAAAGTTAATTACCCTTTAAATAAAATAACGCAAGTGCTGGATGAAAAGAGCATCACAGCTGCTCATAAAAATTCCTTCAATGTAGATGTGGAAGCTCAGGGGTATTCCGACTCTGGAGTATCTGATGTTGTAGAATATCCAGGGGTTGCACCTAAAAATACTGGAGGTGTTTTTACTAAAGCCCTTTTTGATGAATATAAAATCCGTGCAGTACAAGCTGCACAAACAATCGAGACCAGCGATAAGAAGTTAACCGGACTTAAGGCAATATTCTATCCATCAGGTCGCATTAAATTTATTGTCCGCAAAAGTATTCGCGGAAAGAATATCTACGTTGCCGTAGGAGGCTACCCGGAAATTTCAATTAAAGATGCAAGGGAGCATGCCTTTAAAATAATTCAGGAGCTCAAGACCGCCGTTGAGGCTTACGGTGAGCGTTTTCTTACTCACAGTAAAATGACGTTTAATGAGCTTGTGGATGAGTATGAGAAAAGCGTACTCAGCACGGGCGTTAAGCGTTCAGCTAACACCGACCTTTCTAAGATCCGTAAATACCTGCGCCCTCTTCTCGGTGACAAAAAGCTGGCAGGTATGACGGAGGCAGATATTCTGAGCTATCTGCATAATCTCGATCTCAAGCCTGCCACCCGCAACCGCCATCTGGCGCTCATTAAAGCGGTGTTTACCTGGGCTATACGCATGGGATACATCAGCCGCTCTCCGGCGCTTTATATCAAAGCGCTGCCTGAAGTGACGTCAGATCGCCGTGCCATGGATGACTCCCAGCTTCAGCGCTGGATGGACGTCTGTGAGCGCTGGCGTAATGGTAAACCCGATCATGAAGCCCTTGCTCTTCTCATGTTCCTTGCCCTGACGGGGCTGCGTCTGGGGGAAACCCGTCACCTTCGTCTTGAAGATGTGGACTGGAGCCGCAAGGTTATCACCCTTCGCCATACCAAAAACGGCAAACTACGCCGTGTACCGGTATGTGATAAGGCTTTCGTTCTTCTGACAGAACAGCGTCAGCATCTGGGTGATGAAGGCTGGGTATTTCCGGGCAAGGGAACCGACAATCCGGTTGCTGAGCCGCGTCGCCTGCAAAAACGACTTTGTGAGGCTGCGGGTATTCCACCGTTCACCATCCATGAGATGCGTCATACCTTTGCGACAAAGCTCATTGAGAGCGGGGCCGACATTCACACCGTCAAAGACTTATTGGGTCACAGCACTATCAAAGTAACGGAGCTTTACTTGCACGCTTCCCCGGCGCGTTACCACGAAGTCGTTAACCGGGCGATGGGGTAA
- a CDS encoding UPF0174 protein has product MATYRHDPDLEFLRHCHRDDLDLLVSVLICDPKDGLARITETLTYDPQYKKHKPNHPRYWDAIAAEVQTFGANSFATLLRWGKGVLYREILTDACDKMKVNYNNKSSVETIEMNLLMKILEKSLEKMTPDQLKTVAEELQTGYSNPTPELLTMAIQAGIKTSGFAAYQMALVVTNGVAKALLGRGLTVAGNAMLTRTMGAFAGPVGWVLSSLWLLIDLAGPAYRVTLPSCIFIAYMRQKHLYSPENTDV; this is encoded by the coding sequence ATGGCTACCTACCGACACGACCCCGACCTTGAGTTTCTACGCCACTGCCATCGTGACGATCTGGATTTACTGGTTTCTGTGCTTATCTGCGATCCGAAAGACGGACTGGCACGCATCACGGAAACGCTGACCTATGATCCTCAGTATAAAAAACACAAGCCCAACCACCCGCGCTACTGGGATGCCATTGCCGCCGAGGTTCAGACGTTTGGGGCGAACAGCTTTGCCACGCTGCTCCGCTGGGGTAAAGGGGTACTGTACCGGGAAATTCTCACCGATGCCTGCGATAAAATGAAGGTGAACTACAACAACAAATCCAGTGTTGAAACCATTGAAATGAATCTGCTGATGAAGATCCTGGAGAAAAGTCTTGAGAAGATGACGCCTGACCAGCTAAAGACCGTGGCGGAAGAATTGCAGACAGGCTACAGCAACCCCACACCGGAGTTGCTGACCATGGCAATCCAGGCGGGGATAAAAACATCCGGGTTTGCGGCCTATCAGATGGCACTTGTTGTCACAAATGGTGTGGCGAAAGCCCTGTTAGGCAGAGGGCTGACCGTTGCAGGAAATGCCATGCTGACGCGTACCATGGGCGCTTTTGCCGGTCCCGTGGGCTGGGTGCTCAGTTCTCTCTGGCTGCTGATTGATTTAGCCGGTCCCGCATACCGGGTGACGCTACCATCCTGCATTTTTATTGCCTACATGCGCCAGAAGCATCTTTATTCACCTGAGAATACTGACGTTTAG
- a CDS encoding transcriptional regulator, whose translation MTLITQENEHDRLATRLSIILSRLFQGEKLHIGTLAEEFGVTTRTLRRDFNVRLTYLDIEQSNGVYQLASHYFRRRTERDMKILARLLHLDRLLPAMDAKLLSLMLDGERPSPYRIMLPEPRQKPTLFGDFSRLTLAILNQTLVRIRTDENVSHTVHPYRLLCSHAEWFLAGCTSSGVFVISLSRIRLVEVLPDTTFEIDNTLISLIEQSDFMEALPHMNIIHKIMHYGSKQTNNRN comes from the coding sequence ATGACGCTGATAACACAAGAAAACGAACATGACAGACTGGCAACCCGCCTTTCCATCATCCTGAGCCGTTTGTTTCAGGGTGAAAAGCTGCATATCGGGACGCTGGCAGAAGAATTTGGAGTGACGACGCGAACGCTGCGACGGGATTTCAACGTCCGTCTGACCTACCTTGATATTGAACAGAGCAACGGCGTGTATCAGCTTGCCTCACATTACTTTCGTCGCCGCACGGAACGGGATATGAAGATACTGGCGAGGTTGCTGCATCTTGACCGTCTGTTACCCGCGATGGATGCCAAACTACTGAGCCTGATGCTTGACGGGGAACGCCCCTCGCCATACAGGATTATGCTACCGGAGCCGCGCCAGAAACCCACCCTTTTCGGTGATTTCAGCAGACTGACGCTCGCCATACTTAACCAGACCCTGGTGCGTATCAGAACCGACGAAAACGTCAGCCATACCGTTCATCCCTACCGTCTGCTTTGCAGCCATGCGGAGTGGTTTCTTGCCGGATGTACGTCATCGGGCGTGTTCGTTATTTCCCTGTCCCGAATCAGGCTGGTTGAGGTATTACCGGATACAACGTTTGAGATCGATAACACACTCATTTCGCTGATTGAACAGTCTGACTTTATGGAAGCCTTACCCCACATGAACATTATTCATAAGATAATGCATTACGGGAGTAAACAGACGAATAATCGTAATTAA
- the hsdM-2 gene encoding type I restriction-modification system subunit M, which yields MTSLQQRAELHRQIWAIANDVRGSVDGWDFKQYVLGALFYRFISENFSSYMEAGDESIHYAALDDSIITGDIKDDAIRTKGYFIYPSQLFCNVAAKANTNDRLNADLNSIFVAIESSAYGYPSEADIKGLFADFDTTSNRLGNTVKDKNSRLSAVLKGVEGLKLGNFNEHQIDLFGDAYEFLISNYAANAGKSGGEFFTPQHVSKLIAQLAMHGQTHVNKIYDPAAGSGSLLLQAKKHFDNHIIEEGFYGQEINHTTFNLARMNMFLHNINYDKFDIRLGNTLTEPHFGDEKPFDAIVSNPPYSVKWIGSDDPTLINDERFAPAGVLAPKSKADFAFVLHALNYLSAKGRAAIVCFPGIFYRGGAEQKIRQYLVDNNYVETVISLAPNLFFGTTIAVNILVLSKHKTDTNIQFIDASELFKKETNNNILTDAHIEYIMQVFDSKADTEHFAKSMPAKTIATNDYNLSVSSYVEAKDTREIIDITTLNADLKNTVSKIDLLRKDINAIVAEIESSEAQA from the coding sequence ATGACAAGCCTTCAGCAGCGTGCAGAGCTACACCGTCAAATCTGGGCCATTGCCAATGATGTCAGAGGCTCCGTAGATGGATGGGATTTTAAACAGTATGTACTCGGTGCACTTTTCTATCGCTTCATCAGTGAGAATTTTTCCAGCTACATGGAAGCAGGGGATGAGAGCATACATTATGCAGCACTTGATGACAGCATCATTACCGGTGACATCAAAGACGATGCCATCAGGACTAAAGGCTATTTCATCTACCCAAGCCAGCTGTTCTGCAACGTTGCCGCTAAAGCGAACACCAACGACAGGCTGAATGCTGATTTAAACAGTATCTTCGTCGCTATTGAAAGCTCTGCCTACGGCTATCCCTCTGAGGCCGACATCAAAGGCCTGTTCGCCGATTTCGATACGACCAGCAATCGACTGGGGAACACTGTCAAAGACAAAAACAGCCGTCTTTCCGCCGTTCTTAAAGGCGTTGAGGGGCTGAAGCTGGGGAATTTTAACGAGCACCAGATTGATCTGTTTGGTGATGCCTATGAGTTCCTGATTTCTAACTATGCGGCGAATGCCGGTAAGTCTGGCGGGGAGTTCTTCACTCCTCAGCACGTCTCTAAGCTGATTGCTCAGCTTGCGATGCACGGTCAGACTCACGTCAACAAAATCTATGACCCTGCAGCTGGCTCCGGTTCACTGCTGCTTCAGGCGAAAAAACACTTTGATAACCATATCATTGAAGAAGGTTTTTATGGTCAGGAGATAAATCATACAACCTTTAACCTGGCGCGTATGAACATGTTCCTGCATAACATCAACTACGACAAATTTGATATCAGACTGGGGAATACCCTGACTGAGCCTCACTTTGGCGATGAAAAACCGTTCGATGCGATTGTCTCTAACCCTCCGTACTCGGTTAAGTGGATTGGCAGTGACGACCCGACCCTGATTAACGATGAGCGCTTTGCTCCAGCTGGTGTACTGGCCCCGAAATCAAAAGCGGACTTTGCATTTGTCCTACATGCGCTGAACTACCTGTCTGCTAAAGGGCGTGCAGCAATAGTTTGCTTCCCCGGTATTTTTTACCGTGGCGGCGCGGAGCAGAAAATCCGTCAGTATCTGGTTGATAATAACTATGTCGAAACCGTGATTTCACTGGCTCCGAACCTGTTCTTCGGCACCACTATTGCCGTTAACATTCTTGTGTTATCAAAACACAAAACAGATACCAATATACAGTTTATTGATGCAAGTGAGCTCTTCAAGAAAGAAACCAATAACAACATTCTGACCGATGCGCATATCGAATATATTATGCAGGTCTTCGACAGCAAGGCAGACACCGAGCATTTTGCCAAATCAATGCCCGCTAAGACGATTGCAACCAACGACTATAACCTTTCTGTCAGTAGCTACGTAGAAGCCAAAGATACGCGTGAAATCATCGATATCACCACACTCAATGCCGACCTGAAAAACACCGTCAGTAAAATTGATTTGTTACGCAAAGATATCAATGCGATCGTGGCAGAAATCGAAAGTAGTGAGGCACAGGCATGA